One part of the Dyadobacter sp. 676 genome encodes these proteins:
- a CDS encoding sugar phosphate isomerase/epimerase family protein, whose amino-acid sequence MKRRSFFNACVAGMATLPLLSWTAVLPGPVKKTRYKIAVIDLMILKRQKLSALPLAGEIGADGLEVDMGGLGDRPTFDNKLADPAVRRQYLDKAKELNLEICSLAMTGFYAQSFAKRDGAEKMVGDCIDTMKLMGIKTAFLPLGIQGDLVKNPELRPAIVERLKTVGKMAEKAGVVIGIETALDARGEVELLKEIGSKHIQIYFNFSNPLKEGRDLCEELRILGKKRICQIHCTDEDGVWLQNNTRLDMKKVKATLDRMGWKGWLVIERSRDASKPRDVKGNFSANTAFMKTVFQS is encoded by the coding sequence ATGAAAAGGAGAAGCTTTTTTAATGCATGCGTCGCCGGGATGGCGACGTTGCCGTTATTGTCGTGGACAGCGGTATTGCCCGGTCCAGTGAAAAAAACGCGATACAAGATTGCCGTGATCGATCTGATGATTTTGAAAAGGCAAAAACTGAGCGCATTGCCGCTCGCCGGTGAAATAGGTGCCGACGGCCTCGAAGTGGACATGGGCGGCCTGGGCGACCGGCCTACTTTCGATAACAAATTGGCCGACCCGGCTGTGCGCCGGCAATATCTCGACAAAGCGAAGGAACTGAACCTGGAAATCTGCTCGCTCGCGATGACCGGCTTTTATGCACAATCGTTCGCGAAACGCGACGGTGCGGAAAAAATGGTAGGCGATTGCATTGACACCATGAAGCTGATGGGTATCAAAACGGCATTCCTGCCGCTGGGTATTCAGGGCGATCTGGTCAAAAACCCGGAATTACGGCCTGCTATTGTGGAAAGACTGAAAACCGTAGGTAAAATGGCCGAAAAGGCCGGCGTTGTGATCGGCATCGAAACCGCATTGGATGCGAGGGGAGAGGTAGAGCTGTTGAAAGAGATCGGTTCGAAGCACATTCAGATTTATTTCAACTTCTCGAATCCGCTGAAAGAAGGGCGTGATCTCTGTGAAGAGCTGCGCATTTTGGGTAAAAAACGCATTTGCCAGATCCACTGCACCGATGAAGACGGTGTTTGGCTCCAAAACAACACCCGGCTGGATATGAAAAAGGTTAAAGCGACCCTCGACAGGATGGGCTGGAAGGGCTGGCTGGTGATCGAGCGCTCGCGCGATGCCAGCAAGCCACGCGATGTCAAAGGTAATTTCAGCGCGAATACCGCTTTTATGAAAACCGTTTTTCAATCCTGA
- the glpK gene encoding glycerol kinase GlpK: MLNGPFVLAIDQGTSSTKTVIFNEKGKVVARGSEPLRTMYLDGGLVEQDPQEIFENVLASVAKCLADFISQGGRIEDIRSSGISNQRETFVVWNSDGEPLYNAVVWQCKRSTAVCEQLRATGLEDMIRRKTGLLADPYFSGSKVIWLNLYNNAVKRAIFEGNAYFGTVDTWLLYRLTGGAAYLTDHTNASRTLFFNLETLSWDDELIRSFGLEGLHLPDIQPSSSFFGETDFGGLLPGRVPVTAMIGDSHAAAFGEGCFGLGIAKATLGTGSSILMNIGAKAKVSHQGMVTTIGWSAGDRVEYALEGVIVTCGATIEWLKTHLGLFSDIRETESMARSVKDSGGVYLIPAFSGLGAPHWDMNRKASITGLTFNSDKNHVVRAALESIPYQIRDVIVAMESDTGIALRELKVDGGLTSNGFVVQMLADLLEKPVVTPGFPEVSALGAAYLSGLYSGVYPGIEYLQQLNERQSSVMPNAANEAVKAGYRGWQEAVGSARQVFITDSL; the protein is encoded by the coding sequence ATGTTGAATGGCCCATTTGTGCTGGCGATCGACCAGGGTACGAGTAGTACTAAAACTGTCATTTTTAATGAGAAAGGGAAGGTTGTAGCGCGAGGAAGCGAGCCGTTGCGTACAATGTATCTGGACGGCGGCCTGGTCGAGCAGGACCCGCAGGAGATTTTTGAAAACGTACTTGCTTCGGTCGCAAAATGCCTCGCAGATTTTATAAGCCAGGGAGGACGTATAGAGGACATCCGTTCGTCGGGGATTTCTAACCAGAGGGAAACATTTGTCGTTTGGAATAGCGACGGCGAACCGCTGTATAATGCGGTAGTCTGGCAATGCAAACGATCGACAGCCGTTTGCGAGCAACTACGTGCGACCGGGCTCGAAGATATGATCCGTCGAAAGACCGGACTGCTGGCTGATCCCTATTTCTCGGGCTCAAAAGTGATTTGGTTGAACTTATACAATAACGCTGTCAAAAGGGCGATTTTCGAGGGGAATGCGTATTTCGGAACGGTGGATACATGGTTGCTCTACCGCTTGACCGGCGGCGCCGCTTACCTCACCGATCACACCAACGCATCCAGGACGCTTTTTTTTAATCTCGAAACGCTTTCATGGGACGACGAGCTCATCCGGTCGTTCGGATTGGAGGGCTTGCATTTGCCTGATATACAGCCGTCTTCATCTTTTTTCGGTGAAACGGATTTTGGAGGCCTGTTGCCGGGCCGCGTACCGGTGACGGCGATGATCGGCGATTCGCATGCCGCCGCTTTCGGGGAAGGATGTTTTGGCCTGGGAATTGCAAAGGCCACTTTGGGCACCGGGTCCTCTATCCTGATGAATATCGGTGCGAAGGCGAAAGTGTCGCATCAGGGAATGGTCACGACGATCGGCTGGAGTGCGGGCGATCGGGTCGAGTATGCGCTGGAAGGCGTGATTGTAACTTGTGGGGCGACGATCGAATGGCTTAAAACTCATCTGGGCCTTTTTAGCGACATCCGCGAAACGGAGTCTATGGCACGTTCCGTAAAAGATAGTGGCGGCGTTTACCTGATTCCGGCTTTCAGCGGTTTGGGGGCGCCGCATTGGGATATGAACCGCAAGGCGTCGATTACCGGCCTGACATTTAATTCCGATAAAAACCACGTCGTCCGTGCAGCCCTCGAATCCATTCCCTATCAAATCAGGGACGTGATTGTTGCGATGGAGTCCGACACAGGCATTGCATTGCGGGAATTGAAGGTCGATGGCGGATTGACTTCCAATGGCTTTGTGGTGCAGATGCTGGCCGATCTGCTGGAAAAGCCGGTTGTTACCCCTGGTTTTCCGGAAGTTTCCGCTTTGGGAGCGGCGTATCTTTCGGGACTGTATTCCGGGGTTTATCCTGGCATCGAATATTTACAGCAATTAAATGAGCGTCAATCTTCGGTAATGCCGAACGCGGCGAACGAAGCAGTGAAGGCAGGCTACCGTGGCTGGCAGGAGGCCGTGGGTTCTGCACGGCAAGTATTTATAACAGATTCATTATGA
- a CDS encoding DUF5060 domain-containing protein, whose amino-acid sequence MRNFSVFVALFLVSFLALAQDGAGRRIERWERFEVTLTGPQAGNPFADVTLSAEFTNGSEKVKVAGFYDGNGRYKVRFMPGRTGEWKYKIISNNKSLHGKTGAFTCTEPGKDNHGPVQVADTFHFRYADGKRYYPFGTTLYAWTHQPEGLEEITLKTLANAPFNKVRMCVFPKYYSHVENEPPFYPYAKKSETRDAKGKPRFEWDFSRFEPAFFQHLERRIDDLKKLGIEADVIIFHPYDKGHWGFDSLGKENDLKYIRYLTARLASFRNVWWSMANEFDYVKTKPRADWDIYTKAIVDSDPYGHLCSIHNGSVYYDNWKPEFTHVSIQNGSVVEDFGRAVLLRDVFFKPMVYDEVCYEGDLPQRWGHLSGQEMTEAFWQGVIAGTYVTHGETFRNAGDTIFWAKGGRLTGSSPARIGFLKKILEDAPGPLELSDPWKDHRTARADSSHYLVYFGKHMQPEWTFNLPRKGGPKAGRKFRVEVIDTWNMTIDERPEIFETDEAVDYRVFDKKENPDPTTHDALFSLADQAGWALKTLIG is encoded by the coding sequence ATGAGGAATTTTTCGGTATTTGTTGCGCTTTTTCTGGTTTCGTTTCTGGCATTGGCACAGGACGGTGCGGGGCGTCGCATAGAGCGATGGGAGCGGTTTGAGGTGACTTTGACAGGGCCGCAGGCGGGCAACCCGTTTGCTGACGTGACCTTATCGGCCGAATTCACCAATGGCAGCGAAAAAGTAAAAGTGGCTGGTTTCTACGACGGAAACGGCCGGTATAAAGTGCGCTTCATGCCTGGGCGGACCGGTGAATGGAAATACAAAATCATTAGCAATAATAAATCGTTGCATGGCAAAACCGGGGCATTTACCTGCACCGAGCCCGGCAAGGACAATCATGGACCTGTACAAGTCGCCGACACTTTTCATTTCAGGTATGCGGACGGCAAGCGCTATTATCCTTTCGGGACTACGTTATACGCATGGACGCATCAGCCCGAAGGCTTGGAGGAAATTACCCTGAAGACGCTGGCGAACGCGCCGTTCAACAAGGTGAGAATGTGCGTTTTTCCCAAGTACTATTCGCACGTGGAAAACGAGCCGCCCTTTTATCCCTATGCGAAAAAGTCCGAAACAAGGGACGCAAAGGGCAAGCCGAGATTTGAATGGGACTTTTCAAGGTTTGAGCCTGCTTTTTTTCAACATCTCGAGAGACGGATCGACGACCTTAAGAAACTGGGCATTGAGGCCGACGTGATTATTTTTCATCCCTACGATAAGGGGCACTGGGGATTTGACAGTCTTGGTAAAGAGAACGATCTGAAATATATCCGGTACCTGACGGCCCGGCTGGCATCGTTCCGGAATGTGTGGTGGTCGATGGCGAACGAGTTTGATTATGTGAAAACGAAACCCCGTGCAGATTGGGACATTTATACCAAGGCTATCGTGGATTCGGATCCTTACGGTCACCTTTGTTCGATCCACAATGGCAGCGTTTACTACGACAACTGGAAACCCGAATTTACACACGTCAGCATCCAAAACGGCTCGGTAGTCGAGGACTTTGGCCGGGCGGTGTTGCTGAGAGATGTGTTTTTTAAGCCGATGGTTTACGATGAAGTTTGCTACGAAGGCGATTTGCCGCAGCGCTGGGGACATTTGAGCGGGCAGGAAATGACCGAAGCTTTCTGGCAGGGGGTGATTGCCGGAACGTACGTGACGCACGGGGAGACATTCAGGAACGCAGGCGATACGATTTTCTGGGCAAAAGGCGGACGACTGACCGGCAGTAGTCCGGCCAGGATCGGATTTCTGAAAAAAATACTGGAAGATGCGCCGGGCCCGCTGGAATTGTCGGACCCGTGGAAAGATCACCGCACAGCGAGGGCAGACAGCAGTCATTATCTGGTTTATTTCGGCAAGCATATGCAACCGGAATGGACGTTTAACCTGCCCCGAAAAGGTGGCCCCAAGGCCGGCCGGAAGTTCAGGGTGGAGGTAATCGATACCTGGAATATGACTATCGATGAGCGGCCGGAGATTTTTGAAACTGACGAGGCGGTAGACTACCGCGTTTTCGATAAAAAAGAGAACCCCGATCCGACTACCCATGACGCCCTATTTAGCCTTGCGGATCAGGCAGGTTGGGCATTAAAGACTTTGATTGGTTAA
- a CDS encoding aspartate/glutamate racemase family protein — MKPFTLGLIHTSATLVPIFQQLCSEHLPGVNVFNIVDDSLIKDVIAKGKLEPGTARRVVDHVASAEMAGADRILVTCSSIGRAVEAAASLVSVPVLRVDQPMADLAVSVGKRIGVVATLRTTLEPTSDLVRRRAQVAGKEVEVVSRLCEGAFDALIGGDAARHDQMVAEALRELSAQADVILLAQASMARVVDTLSEEEKTVLIVASPPTAIRYLASVINGD; from the coding sequence ATGAAGCCTTTTACATTGGGATTGATCCATACCTCGGCTACCCTTGTGCCGATTTTTCAGCAATTGTGCAGCGAACACCTGCCGGGTGTCAACGTATTCAATATCGTCGACGACAGTCTGATAAAAGATGTAATCGCGAAAGGGAAACTGGAACCGGGTACGGCAAGGCGGGTAGTCGATCATGTTGCTTCGGCGGAAATGGCGGGAGCCGACCGCATTCTGGTAACCTGCTCATCGATTGGACGGGCTGTGGAAGCGGCCGCTTCGCTGGTGTCTGTTCCTGTGCTGCGCGTCGACCAACCCATGGCGGATCTTGCGGTGTCCGTCGGCAAGCGTATCGGCGTAGTGGCTACCCTGCGTACAACTCTCGAGCCCACCAGCGATCTTGTAAGGCGCCGCGCACAGGTTGCGGGTAAGGAAGTTGAGGTCGTCAGCCGGCTATGCGAGGGTGCTTTCGATGCGCTTATTGGCGGGGATGCCGCGCGGCATGACCAGATGGTTGCAGAAGCATTGCGGGAACTGTCTGCACAGGCGGACGTGATCCTGCTGGCGCAGGCATCGATGGCGCGGGTTGTCGATACGCTTTCGGAAGAGGAAAAGACAGTGCTCATCGTCGCTAGTCCTCCGACTGCGATCCGGTATCTGGCTTCGGTTATTAATGGAGATTAA
- a CDS encoding RuBisCO large subunit C-terminal-like domain-containing protein — protein MERITARYYIETPYEVEKAAAVLAGEQSSGTFVAVPGETKELKDRFAARVERIEELETVASPALPGASSSYGGYRRALVDVSWSAENFGYNLPTLVSTLQGNLYEITRFTGLKLVDIHFPDAYASHYRGPRFGIAGCRSLTGVGPGRPLIGTIIKPSIGLTPAQTAGVVHTLAQAGIDFVKDDELMASAANSRFEDRVDAVMEVINRHADRTGKKIMYAFNISDEMEPMLRKYDYVIKCGGSCVMMSINSVGLSAVKRIGDLGQLAIHGHRNGWGMLNRHPLLAIEFPAHQKLWRLAGVDQLHVNGI, from the coding sequence ATGGAAAGAATCACGGCACGATATTACATTGAAACGCCTTATGAGGTCGAAAAAGCGGCGGCGGTGCTTGCCGGCGAGCAGTCGTCGGGAACGTTCGTAGCCGTGCCGGGCGAAACGAAGGAGCTCAAAGACCGCTTCGCAGCCCGGGTAGAGCGTATCGAAGAACTCGAAACCGTCGCCTCGCCCGCGCTACCCGGTGCAAGTTCATCCTACGGGGGTTACCGGCGCGCGCTGGTGGACGTATCCTGGTCGGCTGAAAATTTCGGATATAACCTCCCGACGCTCGTGTCCACATTACAGGGCAATTTGTACGAAATAACCCGGTTCACAGGCCTGAAACTGGTGGATATCCATTTTCCCGACGCCTACGCCAGCCATTATCGCGGACCGCGGTTCGGCATCGCCGGTTGCCGGTCCCTCACGGGCGTTGGTCCCGGGAGACCGCTGATTGGCACCATTATCAAACCCAGCATCGGTCTGACTCCCGCGCAAACGGCCGGTGTCGTACATACGCTCGCCCAAGCCGGTATCGATTTCGTGAAAGATGACGAGTTAATGGCCTCAGCCGCCAATTCGCGTTTCGAAGATCGTGTAGACGCCGTCATGGAAGTGATCAACCGCCATGCCGATCGTACCGGGAAGAAAATCATGTATGCTTTCAATATCAGCGACGAAATGGAGCCGATGCTTCGGAAATATGATTATGTGATCAAATGCGGCGGAAGCTGCGTGATGATGAGCATTAATAGCGTCGGTCTTTCGGCTGTCAAGCGCATCGGCGACCTCGGGCAACTGGCAATCCATGGCCATCGCAATGGCTGGGGCATGCTCAACCGGCATCCCTTGCTGGCAATCGAATTTCCCGCTCACCAAAAGCTGTGGCGGCTGGCAGGAGTGGATCAGCTTCATGTAAATGGTATTTAA
- a CDS encoding TonB-dependent receptor yields the protein MKQLLRIILAYLLVIPAMYAQTLSVTGRVTGVSDADPLPGVSVVIKGTQRGTTTNSDGAFRIDVPDQATVLVFSFVGYKSVEETVGSRTDIGVRLVPENKSLEEVVVVGYGTQSKRAVTGAVISVNYDKFKDRSFSNVTQSLAGTLPGVNISQSQGAPGASPVIKIRGISSITAGTNPLIVVDGVPLENFNLNLINPQDIESIEVLKDASSAAIYGSRGSSGVIIVTTKTGKPGKVNVSANVEYGSQKVVRRVKMMDAQQFIETYIDAKNNAWTAQGGNAGDPNSVRPATLRIPEDFTQNAQQFGKGTDWQDVMFRTAPSFNAQVTVTGGTEKTQYMFSGAYLDQTAVLDANYYKRLAIRSNLKTQISKRLSAGLNIGITSIFDRTEGTQGKSDVISLGLQSDPIFPVYNENGNLGFRDPNSTWFRFTSYADMNLWHPYSLTREVDRGRKSFNTLATGYLEYEIIDGLRFRTSLSGNLYNMRNNFYWNDKQKYGYSAVLAAQGNANDAYMLNWLSENTFTYDKKVGEHSFTGLLGYTSQKQRDETIYVAANNFPNDLVHTLNAGTVTAGNTTASEWSLLSYLARLQYNFKNRYFLAGALRRDGMSRFGENNKWGYFPSVSAGWLISDEAFMSGATAVNNLKLRASYGVTGNNQIPNYGAISLLAAAQYVNGSNLANGLKVNSLANPDLKWEKTNQFNVGVDLGLFNNRINLSAEYYNSVTRDMLLFVPVPDITGFSTQLTNIGKMRNRGVELNISTKNLTGALTWTTDFNFSRNRNKVLQLGPGNAPIQYVDNVVTVRTEVGQPVSNFYGYIFDGVFKNQAEIDAYPHHASTTPGDPKVRDVNGDGKISDADRTVLGNYQPNFTAGITNTVGYKGFELSFLFQGSFGGEIANNNVRYLGTWDNGRNFFADMYNYWRSESEPGDGKHFKPSVNYLGLQKQFSSYWVEDASFVRLRNVRVSYTVPAKWASRLKMSSARVYVNAENVHLWSKYIGYDPENTTYGTTSYSSSMETAGSYSSGNAPVPGAFQGVDYGSYPLPRVITVGIKADF from the coding sequence ATGAAACAACTCTTACGCATCATTCTGGCATACTTGCTGGTTATTCCGGCGATGTATGCGCAGACGCTGTCCGTCACGGGCAGGGTAACGGGTGTGAGCGATGCCGACCCGCTGCCGGGGGTGAGCGTCGTGATCAAGGGCACGCAGCGAGGAACGACTACAAATTCGGACGGAGCGTTCCGGATAGACGTGCCGGACCAGGCTACGGTGCTGGTATTCAGTTTTGTGGGATACAAGTCAGTGGAGGAAACGGTCGGCTCGCGCACCGACATCGGCGTGAGGCTTGTGCCGGAAAACAAATCGCTGGAAGAGGTCGTGGTGGTGGGCTACGGAACGCAGAGCAAGCGGGCGGTGACGGGCGCGGTGATTTCCGTTAATTACGATAAATTCAAAGACCGGTCGTTCAGTAACGTGACCCAGTCGCTGGCCGGGACGCTGCCGGGAGTTAATATTTCGCAGTCACAGGGCGCGCCGGGCGCTTCGCCCGTGATCAAAATCCGCGGCATCAGTTCTATTACGGCCGGAACCAACCCGCTCATCGTGGTGGATGGCGTGCCGCTGGAAAACTTCAACCTTAACCTGATCAACCCGCAGGATATCGAATCCATTGAAGTGCTGAAAGACGCTTCGTCGGCGGCTATTTACGGTTCGCGGGGATCGAGCGGGGTTATTATTGTAACTACCAAAACCGGTAAACCCGGCAAGGTGAATGTAAGCGCCAACGTGGAATACGGTTCCCAGAAGGTGGTCCGCCGCGTGAAAATGATGGATGCGCAGCAATTTATCGAAACTTATATCGACGCTAAAAATAACGCCTGGACGGCCCAGGGCGGCAATGCGGGCGATCCTAACAGCGTACGCCCGGCAACGTTGCGTATCCCTGAGGATTTTACCCAAAACGCGCAGCAGTTTGGGAAGGGTACCGACTGGCAGGATGTGATGTTCCGTACGGCCCCGTCTTTCAATGCACAAGTGACCGTTACCGGTGGCACGGAGAAAACGCAGTACATGTTTTCGGGGGCATATCTGGATCAAACGGCCGTTCTGGACGCCAATTATTATAAGCGTCTGGCAATTCGTTCAAATCTCAAGACGCAGATCTCGAAGCGGCTCAGCGCCGGTCTGAATATCGGGATTACCTCGATTTTCGACCGCACGGAGGGTACACAAGGCAAAAGCGACGTGATCAGCCTAGGCCTGCAAAGCGACCCTATTTTTCCGGTTTACAATGAAAACGGAAATCTCGGTTTCCGCGACCCGAATTCGACCTGGTTCCGCTTCACTTCCTATGCCGATATGAACCTCTGGCACCCATATTCGCTCACACGCGAGGTCGACCGCGGGCGCAAGTCGTTTAATACGCTGGCAACAGGTTATCTGGAATATGAAATTATCGACGGACTACGCTTTCGTACCAGCCTCAGCGGGAACCTTTATAATATGCGCAACAATTTTTACTGGAACGACAAGCAAAAATATGGCTATTCGGCCGTGCTGGCCGCACAAGGGAATGCGAATGACGCCTACATGCTGAACTGGTTGAGCGAGAACACGTTCACTTACGATAAAAAGGTCGGGGAGCATTCGTTTACGGGCCTGCTGGGTTACACCAGCCAGAAACAGCGTGACGAAACTATTTATGTAGCGGCCAATAACTTCCCGAACGACCTCGTGCATACGCTCAACGCGGGAACGGTAACGGCCGGGAATACCACCGCCAGCGAATGGTCGCTGCTTTCGTACCTGGCGCGTTTGCAGTATAATTTTAAAAACCGGTATTTCCTGGCGGGCGCATTGCGTCGCGACGGTATGTCGCGGTTTGGCGAGAACAACAAATGGGGCTATTTTCCTTCCGTTTCGGCAGGCTGGCTGATTTCGGATGAAGCATTCATGTCGGGTGCGACGGCTGTGAACAACCTGAAACTGCGTGCGAGCTACGGGGTAACGGGCAACAACCAGATTCCCAACTACGGTGCGATCAGCCTGTTGGCGGCTGCCCAATACGTGAATGGCTCGAATTTAGCGAACGGCTTGAAAGTGAATAGCCTGGCGAATCCCGACTTGAAGTGGGAAAAGACCAACCAATTCAACGTCGGCGTAGATCTGGGGCTTTTTAATAACCGCATTAACCTGTCGGCGGAGTATTATAACTCGGTTACGCGCGATATGCTGCTCTTTGTGCCTGTGCCCGACATTACGGGCTTCTCGACACAGCTGACTAACATCGGCAAAATGCGCAACCGTGGCGTGGAATTGAATATCTCTACCAAAAACCTGACAGGGGCTCTCACATGGACAACCGATTTCAACTTTTCCAGAAACCGCAATAAAGTGCTGCAACTCGGCCCGGGCAATGCGCCGATCCAGTACGTCGATAACGTCGTGACGGTACGCACGGAGGTTGGTCAGCCGGTTTCGAACTTCTACGGCTACATTTTCGACGGTGTCTTCAAAAACCAGGCGGAAATCGATGCCTACCCGCATCATGCGAGTACGACGCCGGGCGACCCGAAAGTGCGCGACGTAAACGGCGACGGCAAGATCAGCGATGCCGACCGGACCGTTCTGGGCAACTACCAGCCGAATTTCACGGCAGGTATCACAAATACAGTCGGTTATAAAGGCTTCGAGTTGTCGTTCCTGTTCCAGGGCTCGTTCGGCGGCGAGATTGCGAATAATAACGTGCGCTATCTTGGTACATGGGACAATGGACGGAATTTTTTCGCGGACATGTACAACTACTGGCGTTCGGAAAGCGAGCCCGGGGACGGAAAGCATTTCAAGCCGTCGGTTAATTACCTCGGGTTGCAGAAGCAGTTTTCGTCTTACTGGGTCGAGGACGCTTCGTTCGTGCGGCTGCGGAACGTGCGCGTATCCTACACTGTGCCTGCCAAATGGGCCTCGAGGCTGAAAATGAGCAGCGCCCGGGTATATGTGAATGCGGAGAATGTGCATTTGTGGAGCAAATATATCGGCTATGATCCGGAGAATACGACCTACGGAACTACCTCCTATTCGAGCAGCATGGAAACGGCCGGATCGTACAGCAGCGGCAACGCGCCCGTGCCGGGGGCATTTCAGGGGGTTGATTACGGATCTTACCCGTTGCCACGCGTGATTACTGTTGGGATTAAGGCTGATTTTTAA
- a CDS encoding RagB/SusD family nutrient uptake outer membrane protein, with product MKRIIKLITLAALVVATWSCKDSFLDLAPVSNPSAENFYKTRSDFDLATNAAYNTLYTVYHPQGPVSYAGELMSDNVTIYNISGNQADKWQFRDYTLAPANTMVYQFWQDFYRSIYNINIILDKIRNADLDASYKAQTQGEMLFLRSLYYFNMVQLWGGCATGNQACECRRSLRYPACAGDGNLRPDHP from the coding sequence ATGAAAAGAATCATAAAATTGATTACGCTCGCAGCACTCGTAGTCGCCACTTGGAGCTGCAAGGACTCATTCCTCGACCTGGCGCCGGTATCGAATCCGAGTGCCGAGAATTTTTACAAAACGCGATCGGATTTCGACCTTGCCACGAATGCGGCCTACAACACGCTGTACACCGTGTACCATCCGCAGGGCCCCGTTTCTTACGCTGGCGAACTAATGTCTGATAACGTCACGATTTACAATATTTCCGGCAACCAGGCCGATAAATGGCAGTTTCGCGACTACACGCTGGCGCCCGCGAATACAATGGTGTATCAGTTCTGGCAGGATTTCTACCGCTCGATCTACAACATCAATATCATCCTCGACAAAATCCGGAATGCCGATCTGGACGCTTCCTATAAAGCGCAAACGCAGGGTGAAATGCTTTTCCTGCGCTCTTTGTATTATTTCAACATGGTGCAGCTCTGGGGGGGATGTGCCACTGGTAACCAGGCCTGTGAATGCCGCCGAAGCCTACGATATCCTGCGTGCGCCGGCGACGGAAATCTACGCCCAGATCACCCGTGA
- a CDS encoding RagB/SusD family nutrient uptake outer membrane protein, whose protein sequence is MNAAEAYDILRAPATEIYAQITRDLVEAKSKLPVTSAVAGRATKGAAQTLLGKVYLTTGDKANGVKELKEVYDSKQYELLPSFATLWDPKTKNTRESIFEIQYLGGSATAPYSNYYLEFFPNSNALGFYGAGMNQVVEDIWNEYEKGDARREASIDTGFTDAKGNFTKAKFPKKWQDKTAPLINQNIAANNNFIVLRYADLLLLLAEATGDATYLNQVRKRAGVPLYGENGYPAKYNTVALAVEHERRVELAFEFHRWFDLKRTNRAIDVLTAKGKPVTQNKLLFPIPNIVRDQNAKITQNAGY, encoded by the coding sequence GTGAATGCCGCCGAAGCCTACGATATCCTGCGTGCGCCGGCGACGGAAATCTACGCCCAGATCACCCGTGACCTTGTCGAGGCGAAGTCCAAATTGCCCGTCACTTCCGCCGTTGCCGGCCGTGCCACCAAAGGCGCAGCGCAGACATTACTCGGAAAGGTTTACCTTACGACGGGTGATAAGGCGAATGGCGTCAAGGAACTCAAAGAGGTCTACGACAGCAAGCAGTATGAGCTGTTGCCATCCTTCGCGACGCTTTGGGACCCCAAAACGAAGAACACCAGGGAGTCGATCTTTGAAATCCAGTATCTCGGGGGCTCGGCAACGGCTCCTTACAGCAACTATTACCTCGAATTTTTCCCTAATTCCAATGCATTGGGCTTCTATGGAGCGGGTATGAACCAGGTTGTGGAAGATATCTGGAATGAATACGAGAAAGGCGATGCCCGCCGGGAAGCGTCTATCGATACGGGCTTTACCGACGCCAAAGGCAACTTTACAAAGGCCAAATTCCCCAAAAAATGGCAGGACAAAACGGCGCCGCTGATTAACCAGAACATCGCCGCGAATAACAACTTCATAGTGCTGCGCTATGCCGACTTGCTACTTTTGCTTGCCGAGGCGACCGGCGACGCCACTTACCTGAATCAGGTACGAAAACGGGCCGGGGTACCGCTGTATGGCGAAAACGGCTATCCGGCTAAATACAATACCGTTGCGCTGGCCGTCGAGCATGAGCGCCGCGTAGAGCTGGCTTTCGAATTTCACCGCTGGTTTGATTTGAAACGCACCAACCGCGCAATCGACGTCCTTACGGCGAAAGGCAAGCCGGTGACACAGAACAAACTGCTTTTCCCGATTCCCAACATCGTGAGAGACCAGAACGCCAAAATTACGCAGAATGCAGGGTATTAG